The following coding sequences lie in one Alphaproteobacteria bacterium genomic window:
- a CDS encoding folate-binding protein: protein MCDEAYVVLGDRGVVLLEGVGAHGFLQDLVSNDVTKVSVNTAVYAALLNPQGKYLHDFFVFLFGDGLALDCERDRLPDLVRRLSIYRLRAEVTISDVTDRFEVVALPGVRSAPIFDHGGGALFADPRLRDLGWRVVLPRSEVENTLSSAGYVRCEVDAFDDLRLSLGIPDGSRDMLVDKAFLLESNFEELNGVDFDKGCYVGQENTARQKHRGTIRRRLMPVDIEGPVPAPDTPIRFGSIDVGSMCSGHAGKGMAMLRLEYAKKASETGQPLTAGDALLTPIKPDWAQY, encoded by the coding sequence ATGTGTGACGAGGCCTATGTCGTCCTTGGGGACCGCGGCGTGGTTCTGCTGGAAGGTGTTGGGGCCCATGGTTTTCTGCAAGACTTGGTGTCGAACGACGTCACCAAGGTCTCAGTGAATACTGCTGTCTATGCGGCTCTGCTGAACCCGCAAGGCAAGTACCTGCACGATTTTTTCGTCTTCCTCTTCGGCGATGGACTGGCGCTCGATTGCGAACGCGACCGTCTGCCTGATCTTGTTCGGCGCCTGAGTATCTATCGCCTGCGGGCCGAAGTGACGATCAGCGATGTCACGGATCGCTTCGAGGTCGTCGCTTTGCCTGGCGTTCGCTCGGCGCCTATTTTCGACCATGGCGGTGGCGCATTGTTCGCGGACCCGCGGCTGAGGGATCTTGGCTGGCGGGTCGTTCTACCCAGGTCTGAGGTGGAGAACACGCTCTCCTCGGCGGGCTATGTCCGTTGCGAGGTGGACGCCTTCGACGACTTGCGGCTGTCGCTCGGTATCCCAGACGGCAGCCGTGATATGCTCGTGGATAAGGCATTCCTACTGGAAAGCAATTTCGAGGAGCTCAATGGCGTTGACTTTGATAAAGGCTGTTACGTAGGCCAGGAGAACACGGCCCGGCAGAAGCACCGCGGCACCATCCGCCGCCGCCTCATGCCAGTCGATATAGAAGGGCCCGTGCCGGCACCGGACACGCCTATTCGATTTGGCTCGATCGACGTCGGCAGCATGTGCTCCGGCCATGCTGGCAAGGGCATGGCGATGCTGCGCCTCGAATATGCAAAAAAGGCCTCCGAAACTGGCCAGCCCCTAACCGCCGGCGACGCTCTGTTGACCCCAATCAAGCCGGACTGGGCGCAGTATTAA
- a CDS encoding glycosyltransferase, producing the protein MLVSFIDESIPYDGHSPNSQPLGGGEKALAGLAAALARAGHTVRVFNRCAFPIVIDGVSWQPLDDCRAAQSDWLIVHKDPRMLGRIADAERRALLLSGSAEALGDVRLEALVKDFEPTLIFFGKAHSCSLPAALQSMASVSLELGVSEFYRKAAPMAPVNPPRALVTTHPGRGLDWLLDVWCEKIFPEIPWAELHIYSTVLERGALGATIPERLVPVFNKARAAEAQGVRLKRPLGDAEMIDAYRQARVHLYPGSERDMLCSTLAETQSVGLPCVVRPLGATKERMRDGESGYLAEDGDAFAAAAKALLLDTDIFNSFSEQARASQANGNWDHAVRQLTQVMV; encoded by the coding sequence ATGCTTGTCTCCTTCATCGACGAGTCGATTCCCTATGACGGCCACAGCCCAAACAGTCAGCCGCTTGGCGGCGGCGAAAAAGCTTTGGCGGGCCTGGCTGCGGCATTGGCGCGGGCGGGTCATACCGTACGTGTATTCAACCGCTGTGCCTTTCCCATCGTTATCGACGGTGTCAGTTGGCAGCCCCTTGATGACTGTCGTGCGGCCCAATCCGACTGGTTGATCGTGCACAAAGATCCGCGCATGCTGGGCCGCATTGCCGATGCTGAGCGGCGGGCGCTGCTACTGTCCGGCTCAGCGGAAGCCTTGGGCGATGTACGCCTCGAGGCATTGGTCAAAGATTTTGAGCCCACACTGATCTTTTTCGGCAAGGCACACAGCTGCTCCTTGCCGGCCGCCCTACAATCGATGGCTTCGGTGAGCTTGGAACTGGGTGTCTCTGAGTTTTATCGCAAGGCCGCGCCGATGGCCCCGGTCAATCCACCGCGGGCCCTTGTCACTACCCATCCCGGGCGCGGCCTTGATTGGTTGCTTGATGTCTGGTGCGAGAAGATCTTTCCCGAGATCCCCTGGGCCGAGCTCCACATCTATTCCACGGTGCTTGAACGTGGTGCCCTAGGCGCAACCATTCCGGAGCGTCTGGTACCGGTTTTCAACAAGGCGCGTGCTGCGGAGGCACAAGGGGTGAGACTCAAGCGCCCGCTTGGCGATGCCGAGATGATCGACGCCTATCGTCAGGCGCGCGTACATCTGTATCCGGGCAGCGAACGCGACATGCTGTGCAGCACACTGGCCGAAACCCAGTCGGTCGGTCTGCCTTGCGTGGTACGCCCACTCGGCGCCACGAAAGAGAGAATGCGAGATGGCGAGAGCGGTTATCTGGCTGAAGATGGCGATGCCTTTGCCGCTGCGGCAAAGGCGCTTCTGCTGGACACGGACATCTTCAATAGCTTCAGCGAGCAGGCCCGGGCGAGCCAGGCGAATGGAAATTGGGACCATGCTGTTCGCCAACTGACGCAGGTCATGGTGTGA
- a CDS encoding glycosyltransferase family 9 protein, which produces MKILFITSTRIGDAVLSCGLLGALIDDHADARITVACGPAAAGLFEAVPQVEQVWAFGKRRWAGHWRSLWRASVGRRWDLLVDLRNSVMPFLLWARRRRVLRSRPDGRHQVERLAEVLGLEPPPAPRMWIGEHHRKAALQCLGEDQPLLALGPTANWRGKEWSAERYRELASRLTGSMGPLSGARVVLLGGPGEEAVAAKVTTNGAINLVGQLDLLTAAAVIARCNLYVGNDSGLMHIAAATGIPTLGLFGPSREENYAPWGVRSANVRTPESFQSLIEAPDYDHCTTDSLMGSLSVDAVEAAALSLCERCQVSEP; this is translated from the coding sequence GTGAAAATTCTCTTCATCACCTCGACCCGCATCGGCGACGCCGTGCTGTCGTGCGGGTTGCTGGGCGCCTTGATAGACGATCACGCGGATGCGCGCATAACCGTTGCCTGTGGGCCCGCCGCAGCAGGGCTGTTCGAGGCTGTGCCGCAAGTCGAACAAGTTTGGGCGTTCGGCAAGCGACGCTGGGCTGGCCATTGGCGCTCCCTGTGGCGTGCCAGCGTCGGCCGACGCTGGGACCTGCTCGTAGATTTGCGCAATTCTGTCATGCCGTTTCTGTTGTGGGCAAGGCGCAGGCGCGTCCTGCGCAGCCGGCCTGACGGCCGCCATCAGGTTGAACGTCTTGCGGAAGTGTTGGGTCTTGAGCCACCGCCCGCGCCACGCATGTGGATCGGCGAGCACCATCGCAAGGCGGCGCTGCAGTGCCTGGGTGAAGATCAGCCCTTGCTGGCGCTGGGGCCCACGGCGAACTGGCGAGGCAAGGAATGGTCAGCCGAGCGCTACCGTGAACTAGCCAGCCGCTTGACTGGGTCGATGGGACCGCTTTCTGGCGCAAGGGTCGTCCTTCTGGGCGGTCCGGGCGAGGAAGCCGTCGCGGCCAAGGTAACGACGAATGGTGCCATAAACCTGGTTGGCCAGCTAGATTTGTTAACAGCAGCGGCAGTCATCGCCCGCTGTAATCTCTACGTCGGAAACGATTCCGGGCTGATGCATATCGCCGCGGCCACTGGCATTCCGACCCTCGGCCTTTTCGGCCCCAGCCGTGAGGAGAATTACGCGCCCTGGGGCGTGCGTAGCGCAAATGTGAGGACACCCGAAAGCTTCCAATCGCTAATCGAGGCACCGGATTACGACCACTGCACCACGGACAGCCTGATGGGCTCTCTCAGCGTCGATGCCGTAGAGGCGGCGGCCCTGTCCCTATGTGAACGCTGCCAGGTCTCGGAGCCGTGA
- a CDS encoding glycosyltransferase family 2 protein, translating to MSSEALSLSAVVVAHNEAHQLSQCLECLCLADDIVVVLDRCSDDSRTIAERFAQTVIEGAWPIEGARRNVGLEAAKGDWILEVDADERVPEALFREIRKTVASAAPGYFLVPLDNYIGDRLVKHGWGGSWGVGAAPRLSSPGAKRWGQQRIHPSLALKGPKRWLTTPIAHYVDRDLNDMMDRLKRYTDASAADLRASGKPSPATWWIVRRSIGRLFKCYVLRKGYREGGYGLLIAVMAALYPLLSHFKASLEGDENTLL from the coding sequence GTGAGCAGCGAGGCGCTATCTCTATCGGCTGTGGTGGTGGCTCACAACGAAGCACACCAACTTTCGCAATGCCTAGAATGCCTTTGCCTAGCGGATGACATTGTCGTGGTACTCGACCGTTGCAGCGATGACTCAAGAACCATTGCCGAGCGGTTTGCGCAGACAGTTATCGAGGGGGCGTGGCCGATCGAGGGCGCGCGGCGCAATGTTGGACTCGAGGCCGCGAAAGGCGATTGGATCCTAGAAGTCGATGCCGACGAGCGCGTGCCCGAAGCCTTGTTCCGCGAGATACGCAAGACTGTGGCATCGGCGGCGCCAGGCTACTTTCTCGTTCCATTAGATAACTATATCGGCGATCGCCTGGTCAAACACGGTTGGGGCGGCTCGTGGGGCGTCGGCGCGGCGCCGCGCCTGTCGAGCCCGGGTGCGAAGCGCTGGGGGCAGCAACGGATACACCCTAGTCTCGCGCTCAAGGGACCGAAGCGCTGGTTGACCACGCCAATCGCCCACTATGTCGACCGCGATCTGAACGACATGATGGACCGCCTCAAGCGCTATACGGATGCCAGCGCAGCAGATCTCAGGGCGAGTGGGAAGCCCTCGCCAGCGACGTGGTGGATCGTAAGGCGCAGCATCGGGCGCCTTTTCAAGTGCTATGTCCTGCGCAAGGGCTATCGCGAAGGTGGCTACGGCCTGCTGATTGCGGTGATGGCGGCGCTTTATCCCCTGCTGTCGCACTTCAAGGCGTCGTTGGAAGGCGACGAGAATACTCTGTTGTGA
- a CDS encoding glycosyltransferase codes for MQTMAGARHGGAEVFFTRLAGAFARRGVEQTVVIRPEPTRETVLAGEGATIETLPFGGYFDFATARGLRRLIETRQPDIVLSWMNRATRATRRARRGCSAPFIHVARLGGYYDIAYYADCDHLIGNTPDIVDYLVREGWPETRVHYLPNFIDATALPAIPRDTFDTPDDTTLIVAMGRLHENKGFDVLLQALADLPGHILWLAGEGPLRGALENQVDANGIARRVRFLGWRDDIAALLAAADVFVCASRIEPLGNVIIEAWAHGVPVVSSAAEGPSQLIDHDHNGLLVPKEDSSALAAAIRRASAPNLAKALTVAGLASYEATFTEDAVVARYLEFLERVA; via the coding sequence ATGCAGACCATGGCCGGCGCGCGCCATGGCGGCGCCGAAGTGTTCTTCACCCGCCTTGCTGGCGCCTTCGCGCGGCGCGGTGTCGAGCAGACCGTGGTGATTAGGCCCGAGCCCACGCGCGAGACCGTCCTGGCAGGCGAAGGCGCGACAATCGAGACGCTACCCTTCGGCGGCTATTTCGATTTCGCCACCGCCCGCGGCCTGCGGCGTCTGATCGAGACAAGACAGCCTGACATCGTGCTCAGTTGGATGAATCGGGCGACGCGAGCGACGCGCCGAGCGCGACGTGGATGTTCCGCGCCCTTTATCCACGTGGCCAGGCTCGGCGGCTATTACGATATCGCCTACTATGCCGACTGTGACCACCTGATAGGCAATACACCCGATATAGTTGACTATCTCGTGCGCGAAGGTTGGCCAGAGACGCGCGTCCATTACCTACCGAATTTTATTGATGCGACTGCCTTACCCGCCATTCCACGCGACACCTTCGACACACCGGACGATACTACTCTTATTGTTGCTATGGGTCGATTGCACGAGAATAAGGGTTTCGATGTTCTGCTTCAAGCACTGGCAGATCTCCCGGGACATATACTTTGGTTGGCGGGCGAGGGGCCTTTGCGTGGGGCGCTGGAGAACCAGGTAGACGCAAATGGCATCGCGCGCCGGGTGCGTTTTCTTGGTTGGCGCGATGATATTGCTGCGTTGCTGGCGGCGGCAGACGTCTTTGTCTGTGCGTCGCGCATAGAGCCGCTTGGCAATGTCATCATAGAGGCTTGGGCGCATGGGGTACCAGTGGTCTCTTCTGCTGCGGAAGGCCCATCGCAACTGATCGACCACGACCACAACGGCTTGTTAGTGCCCAAGGAAGACAGCTCAGCGTTGGCGGCGGCTATTCGGCGGGCGAGCGCGCCCAATCTCGCCAAAGCTTTGACGGTCGCGGGGCTGGCCAGCTATGAGGCGACTTTCACCGAAGATGCAGTGGTCGCACGTTACCTGGAGTTTCTGGAGCGAGTGGCCTGA
- the asnB gene encoding asparagine synthase (glutamine-hydrolyzing), protein MCGIGGIYATDGAPDIAVLDAMAKALAHRGPDGGGRHVSGPVGMVHTRLAIVDLESGDQPIGEWQHDGGAVLVANGEIYNDPELRSRLDDVAFATKSDCEPPLHLWRRHADSFANHLRGMYAMAIHDRNTARLILARDPFGIKPLYVTEGAFGVAFASEPQALLAAGLVAPAIDEQARDIFLQLQFSSGKRTLFDGIERVMPGETLEISNGKIITRQRIQPLPRGRHNFASEEEAMHAFNAALEDTVRCHRRADVPYGMFLSGGLDSSAVLAMMARLDSKPVLAYTASFPDTSATDERVRAANVAVAAGAEHRTVEVTAADFWRTLPRIAAAVDDACADYAIVPSYLLAETAAHDVKVVLTGEGGDEMLAGYGRYRAALRPRLLGGKTMHGRGIFDNLGVLRQNPKGWRDDIAEAELLTHRKNSRLQTLQEIDIAEWLPNDLLTKLDRCLMAHGLEGRAPFVDVRFAEFAFALPDRLKVQGRLGKWILRRWLADALPAAEPFADKQGFTVPVGDWMAGQATRLAPLVAGQPGIAEICLPGRVDVLFARLDKRRIFAAWTLLFYALWHSAHILGMAGDGDVFDCLADSARWG, encoded by the coding sequence ATGTGTGGCATCGGGGGCATATACGCCACCGACGGCGCGCCGGATATAGCCGTGCTCGATGCCATGGCGAAGGCGCTGGCGCATCGTGGGCCAGATGGTGGTGGGAGACATGTCTCCGGGCCGGTCGGCATGGTCCATACGCGCCTTGCCATCGTCGATTTGGAAAGCGGCGACCAGCCCATTGGTGAATGGCAGCATGATGGCGGCGCGGTGCTGGTCGCGAACGGTGAGATCTACAATGATCCTGAACTACGCAGCCGGCTCGACGATGTCGCGTTTGCAACAAAATCGGACTGTGAGCCCCCTTTGCACCTCTGGCGCCGGCATGCAGATTCCTTTGCAAACCATTTACGTGGCATGTATGCCATGGCAATCCATGACCGAAACACGGCCCGCCTGATACTGGCGCGGGATCCCTTCGGCATCAAACCGCTATATGTCACCGAAGGGGCGTTCGGTGTAGCATTTGCGTCAGAGCCGCAGGCGCTTCTAGCTGCGGGTCTGGTGGCACCAGCCATCGATGAACAGGCACGAGATATTTTTCTGCAATTGCAGTTTTCCAGCGGCAAACGGACTCTTTTCGACGGCATAGAGCGCGTTATGCCAGGCGAGACTTTGGAAATCTCGAACGGGAAAATCATCACGCGCCAACGCATTCAGCCATTACCGCGGGGCCGGCACAACTTCGCTAGCGAGGAAGAGGCGATGCACGCCTTCAACGCGGCGTTGGAGGATACCGTCCGCTGCCACCGCCGAGCCGACGTACCCTACGGGATGTTCCTTTCGGGAGGACTAGATTCAAGTGCCGTGCTGGCCATGATGGCGCGCCTCGATTCGAAGCCGGTACTGGCCTATACCGCCAGCTTCCCTGACACGAGTGCTACGGATGAGCGCGTCAGAGCCGCAAACGTTGCTGTGGCAGCCGGTGCAGAACACCGCACGGTAGAAGTCACCGCGGCGGATTTCTGGCGGACCCTGCCGCGCATTGCCGCAGCCGTGGACGATGCCTGCGCCGACTATGCCATCGTGCCGAGCTACCTCTTGGCGGAAACGGCGGCGCACGATGTAAAAGTGGTACTGACAGGTGAGGGCGGTGACGAGATGCTGGCTGGGTACGGCCGCTACCGGGCGGCCCTACGTCCACGTCTGTTGGGTGGCAAGACCATGCATGGGCGCGGTATTTTCGATAACCTAGGTGTCCTACGGCAGAACCCGAAAGGCTGGCGTGACGATATTGCCGAGGCCGAGCTTTTAACTCATCGCAAGAACAGTCGACTTCAAACTTTACAGGAAATCGACATCGCCGAATGGTTACCTAATGATTTGCTGACCAAACTAGATCGTTGCCTCATGGCACATGGGTTGGAAGGCCGAGCACCGTTCGTTGATGTGCGCTTTGCAGAATTCGCCTTTGCCTTGCCAGACAGGCTGAAAGTGCAGGGGCGTTTGGGCAAGTGGATTCTGCGCCGCTGGCTAGCCGATGCCTTGCCGGCGGCAGAGCCCTTTGCCGACAAACAGGGCTTCACCGTTCCGGTCGGCGATTGGATGGCAGGTCAGGCGACACGTCTCGCACCGCTTGTTGCGGGACAGCCGGGGATCGCAGAGATCTGCCTCCCTGGCAGGGTCGACGTTTTATTCGCGCGCCTCGACAAGAGACGCATCTTTGCCGCCTGGACCTTGCTGTTCTACGCACTATGGCACAGCGCCCACATTCTCGGCATGGCCGGAGATGGCGATGTTTTCGATTGCCTTGCCGACTCTGCCAGGTGGGGTTAG
- a CDS encoding SDR family oxidoreductase: protein MSPQGKALVVGATGMIGNRVCERLVENNWQTIGICRMPPLDTGTVSYLAVDLLDAADCRARLGALHDVSHVFYAARAAHGEGGTESVPENLAMLQNVVEALTESGSLRHVHIVQGGKYYGQHLGPYKSPAKEDDPRHMSPNFYYDQQDYLEAKAGDWTWSASRPSLVYDFVPGRPRNLVTVIAVYAVVCRALGLPLSFPGSLENYHCLSECAAVPHVAKAIVWMASEARCANQAFNVTNGDSFRWEHLWPRIADYFAMSVGPVSTMSLAAMMADKMPIWNDIVATHGLRQTPYEDMALWAYGDFVFAPTYDILSDMTKARRYGFHDCLDSEEMFFSIFKRYRDSRLIP, encoded by the coding sequence ATGAGCCCGCAAGGCAAGGCGCTTGTGGTCGGTGCTACAGGAATGATCGGCAACCGTGTTTGCGAGCGCCTTGTCGAAAATAATTGGCAAACTATTGGTATTTGTCGCATGCCACCACTGGACACAGGCACCGTCTCCTATCTTGCGGTCGACCTTCTCGATGCTGCCGACTGCCGCGCCAGATTAGGTGCTTTGCACGATGTCAGTCATGTCTTTTACGCTGCGCGTGCCGCTCATGGAGAAGGCGGCACGGAGTCGGTACCAGAGAACCTCGCCATGCTGCAAAACGTGGTCGAGGCCTTGACGGAGTCTGGCAGCCTGCGCCACGTCCACATCGTCCAGGGCGGCAAGTATTACGGCCAGCACCTTGGCCCCTACAAGAGCCCGGCCAAAGAGGACGACCCGCGCCACATGTCGCCTAACTTCTACTATGACCAGCAGGACTATTTGGAGGCCAAGGCCGGAGACTGGACTTGGTCGGCCTCGCGCCCCTCCCTGGTCTACGATTTCGTGCCTGGCAGGCCTCGCAATCTGGTCACCGTGATTGCGGTCTACGCTGTCGTCTGCCGTGCCCTCGGTCTACCCTTGAGCTTTCCTGGCTCGCTGGAAAACTATCATTGTCTAAGCGAATGTGCCGCCGTACCCCATGTTGCCAAGGCGATCGTATGGATGGCGAGCGAAGCGCGCTGCGCCAATCAGGCCTTCAACGTTACCAATGGAGACAGCTTTCGCTGGGAGCATCTGTGGCCCCGCATCGCAGACTATTTTGCCATGTCCGTCGGCCCGGTCAGCACTATGTCTCTTGCCGCAATGATGGCCGATAAGATGCCTATTTGGAACGACATCGTGGCAACTCATGGCCTGCGGCAAACGCCATATGAGGACATGGCACTATGGGCCTACGGCGACTTTGTCTTTGCACCCACCTACGACATCCTTAGCGACATGACCAAGGCACGACGCTACGGATTCCATGACTGCCTCGACAGCGAGGAAATGTTTTTCTCGATTTTCAAGCGTTACCGCGACAGCAGGCTGATCCCGTAA
- a CDS encoding SDR family NAD(P)-dependent oxidoreductase yields the protein MLDLNDKVLVLSGANGGIPRAIARVFRDCGAKLALSDLDAEALQAFADDLDPGGGCVLVDKVDVSKRTDVDAAIANCQATFGGADYLVTGAGIYLEKAFDEMSPEDWSCTIAVNLDGAFHFCSAVQPILRDGGAIVNIASVAGHRGSLRHAHYGAAKGGVLGLTRSLAQELAERNVRVNAVSPGIIDTVMVEHTIATRGNELISATPLKRLGTAAEVASVVLFLCSDMASFVTGESIAVNGGLYIS from the coding sequence ATGCTCGATCTGAATGACAAGGTTCTGGTTCTGTCCGGTGCCAATGGCGGCATTCCGCGCGCCATCGCCAGGGTTTTTCGAGATTGCGGCGCAAAGCTTGCATTGAGCGATCTTGATGCGGAAGCCTTGCAGGCCTTTGCCGATGATCTCGACCCGGGCGGCGGGTGCGTCCTCGTGGACAAGGTCGACGTTTCTAAGCGCACGGATGTTGATGCCGCCATTGCCAATTGCCAGGCGACCTTCGGTGGCGCCGACTATCTGGTAACTGGGGCAGGTATCTATCTAGAAAAAGCTTTCGACGAGATGTCGCCTGAGGATTGGAGTTGCACCATTGCGGTAAATCTTGATGGCGCATTTCATTTCTGCAGCGCGGTGCAACCGATCCTGCGCGATGGCGGTGCTATCGTGAATATTGCCTCCGTCGCCGGGCATCGTGGCTCGTTGCGGCACGCCCATTACGGCGCTGCTAAGGGGGGCGTGTTGGGCCTGACCCGCTCCCTAGCCCAGGAGCTTGCGGAGCGGAATGTTCGCGTCAATGCGGTTTCGCCAGGGATTATCGATACCGTCATGGTCGAACACACCATAGCCACGCGCGGAAATGAGCTGATCTCGGCGACGCCGTTGAAGCGCTTGGGCACTGCGGCCGAAGTTGCAAGCGTTGTCCTATTCCTGTGCAGCGATATGGCAAGCTTCGTCACCGGTGAATCCATCGCCGTGAACGGTGGACTGTATATTTCCTAA
- a CDS encoding DUF1330 domain-containing protein yields MAGYVLAQLKVTDPEQFAKYGVQVPATIEKFGGRYLVRGGDMAALEGEPFAPRVVVIEFDSVEAARRWYDSEDYAPLAKLRQSASEGRLVIIEGYQS; encoded by the coding sequence ATGGCGGGATATGTGCTGGCACAATTGAAAGTAACGGACCCTGAGCAGTTCGCAAAGTACGGGGTTCAGGTGCCAGCGACCATCGAGAAGTTCGGTGGCCGCTATCTGGTGCGGGGCGGCGACATGGCGGCGCTTGAGGGAGAGCCGTTCGCTCCGCGCGTCGTTGTTATTGAGTTCGATTCCGTTGAGGCCGCGCGACGCTGGTACGACTCGGAAGACTATGCCCCGCTTGCCAAGCTTCGACAAAGCGCATCCGAAGGTCGCCTCGTTATCATCGAGGGCTACCAATCATAA
- a CDS encoding Hsp20 family protein, whose translation MRTFDLSPLFRTSVGFDHVNRLLESAQSFNSASSYPPYDIEAWDENTYCITMAVAGFSDDDIEVTVENNVLQISGHIAEPKDEKCRYLHRGIASRAFEHRFQLADHILVIGAKLENGLLHLELAREIPEELKPRHITINTEKAQKTITADKAA comes from the coding sequence ATGCGTACGTTTGACCTTTCCCCCCTTTTTCGCACAAGCGTTGGCTTTGACCATGTGAACCGGCTCCTGGAATCGGCCCAGTCTTTTAATTCGGCGTCATCCTACCCACCTTATGATATCGAGGCATGGGACGAGAATACCTACTGTATCACTATGGCCGTCGCCGGATTTAGCGACGACGATATCGAAGTGACGGTCGAGAATAACGTGTTGCAGATCAGTGGCCATATCGCGGAGCCCAAGGACGAGAAGTGCCGCTATTTGCACCGCGGCATTGCCAGCCGGGCCTTCGAGCACCGCTTCCAGCTCGCCGACCACATCCTGGTAATCGGTGCCAAGCTCGAGAACGGCCTCTTGCACCTCGAGCTTGCACGTGAGATTCCGGAAGAGTTGAAGCCGCGGCACATCACCATCAACACAGAGAAGGCGCAAAAGACTATCACGGCCGACAAAGCCGCCTAA